GCAATGTCGGGTTCAGCGCCGCAAGCCGCGCAACCTTCCCTCCCCCGCAAGCATCGCTCTTCTCCGAGCGCACTCCCCCAAAGCCTTACCGCCGCGCCAGCGGCTGCCTGCACTCGCCAGCTCAGACGGGCTCGATCGGGCTCGAACGGGTTCGAACGGCCTGGATACAGCCCCTCCTTGACAACCAGACTCCATGCATTACCATACGCACATCCATTTTATGGATCTCAGTTCCATAAAATGGAACTCGATAAAAAAGAGAAAAAACGCTGGAGGAGAATCGATGCATCGGAAGACCTGGGCATGGCTGCCCTGTACCCTGCTGTGCGCCCCTGCCGTGGCCACGGCAGGTAGCGTCACCCTGTTCGGCCTGATGGACACGGGCCTGGATCTTTCAAGCGCTGGCGGCCCCACCACGGCCCGCATGCAATCCGGCCAATACGCCGGATCCCGCTTCGGCCTGCGCGGCACGGAAGACCTCGGCGACGGCTTGCAGGCGGTATTCGTGCTGGAAAACGGCCTGAACAGCGATACCGGAGTGGCTGGCCAGAGCGGCCGGCTGTTCGGGCGGCAAGCCTATGTCGGCCTGAGCGGGCGCGCCGGCGCCCTGACGCTGGGCCGGCAATACAGCCCGCTGGTGTCGGTGGCATTCCAGATGGACGCCTTCGAAAATGGCATGGCCCCGCAGTTCCCCAACCTTGGCCTCTACCCCGGTGGCGAGCGCATCGACAACGCCATCAAGTACACCAGCCCCTCGTTTGGCGGGCTGACGATGGCGGCCATGCTGGCGCTCGGCGAGCGCAGCACCGCGCCGCGCGCAGGCGATGACTCTTATGGCATCAACGTGCACTATGCCAGCGGCCCGATGCGCCTCGTCGCAGCCTATGGCGTGCGCAAGTTCGCCTCCGCCGCGGCGCTGGGCGAAGTGGTGAAGCCCGTCGTGGTGCTGCCCAATGTCGTGACCAACGGCAGCATCACCACCTACATGGCGGGCAGCAACTACGACTTCGGCCC
The Cupriavidus basilensis DNA segment above includes these coding regions:
- a CDS encoding porin; its protein translation is MHRKTWAWLPCTLLCAPAVATAGSVTLFGLMDTGLDLSSAGGPTTARMQSGQYAGSRFGLRGTEDLGDGLQAVFVLENGLNSDTGVAGQSGRLFGRQAYVGLSGRAGALTLGRQYSPLVSVAFQMDAFENGMAPQFPNLGLYPGGERIDNAIKYTSPSFGGLTMAAMLALGERSTAPRAGDDSYGINVHYASGPMRLVAAYGVRKFASAAALGEVVKPVVVLPNVVTNGSITTYMAGSNYDFGPFALYGGYQRQRIADDVYFGRIDQDLYTLSVAVPVGKAGRFLAGYTFLNDHSPAQLDASLFGFGFVYSLSRRTSVYTSAAWLNNHNGAGNVIGGNTSPGLPLAYPGANARTIQVGLRHAF